One genomic segment of Odocoileus virginianus isolate 20LAN1187 ecotype Illinois chromosome X, Ovbor_1.2, whole genome shotgun sequence includes these proteins:
- the LOC139033117 gene encoding coiled-coil-helix-coiled-coil-helix domain-containing protein 2, giving the protein MPRGSRSRTSRVAPPASRAPQMRAAPRPAPAAQPPAVAPPSAVGSPAAAPRQPGLMAQMATTAAGVAVGSAVGHTLGHAITGGFSGGSSAEPSRPDITYQEPQGTQPAQLQQNGPCFYEVKQFLECAQSQGDLKLCEGFSEVLKQCRLANGLA; this is encoded by the coding sequence ATGCCTCGTGGAAGCCGAAGCCGCACTTCTCGCGTGGCCCCTCCTGCCAGCCGCGCGCCTCAGATGAGAGCAGCGCCCAGGCCAGCGCCCGCAGCTCAGCCACCAGCAGTGGCTCCACCATCTGCTGTTGGCTCCCCTGCCGCTGCTCCCCGGCAGCCAGGTCTGATGGCCCAGATGGCAACCACTGCTGCTGGCGTGGCTGTGGGTTCTGCCGTCGGCCACACTCTGGGTCATGCCATCACTGGGGGCTTCAGTGGAGGAAGCAGTGCTGAGCCCTCAAGGCCTGATATCACTTACCAGGAACCTCAGGGAACCCAGCCGGCACAACTGCAGCAGAATGGCCCCTGCTTCTATGAGGTGAAACAGTTTTTGGAGTGTGCCCAGAGCCAGGGTGACCTTAAACTTTGCGAGGGTTTCAGCGAGGTGCTGAAACAGTGCAGATTGGCCAACGGATTAGCTTAA